In Trichoplusia ni isolate ovarian cell line Hi5 chromosome 2, tn1, whole genome shotgun sequence, the DNA window GACGTTTAAAGTGCTTGTTGGGAGGCAGCGTGGGAAGAGCTTCGACTTGTATGTCCCCCTTCTGATCCTTGTTATTGTTAAATGCTGTGGTAGTTTCTTGTGTCGCAGTGTATTTCGCCGACTCAGTCGGCTTTTTCGTTCGTCTTGACGTGCTGTAGTCATCGTATGCAGGAGTTGATACCTTGTAGTAGTAGTCTTTGAGCTTGTGCTTGCCGATAGGTTCGAAATCGTCACCAACAGGCCGCCTACTTTGAGATTCGACTTTGTTGTCGTAGCTCAAAGAGTTTTCATGGCCCTTGTCAGCCTCGGTTACGATGGAGTATTCTTCAGGGAGGTCAGATACGGCGGTGGGTCCCGGTCTGCTCAGAGAATCTGAGTAGTCTTGTAGCTTCACGGATTCTTCGGTGGTCTTTTGGTTGTCGTAGTCGTACGATTGCGATGTCAACAACCACGGGCTAGCGGACGACTGAGAGTTGGAGTCCCCATCATTAGCTTCAGTCACTTCATATGTGGATTGGTAAGGAGAGTTATGAGCGTTATCTAAATCGGATTTCACAGGAGCATTGATATATTGTTGGGAGGATTGTTGGTTACCGCCCGCTGCTACATTGTCGTGAATCCTATGCTTCTTTTTGTCATAATTGAAATTTTGAGGCTCATGACTTATTTGACCTTGTTGATTTTGGTGCGCCGGGAAATTGTAATCGTAGAAATTGTTGGATAACGTAGTCGTTTGTGTGACTGGGTTGTATGTTGTTACTGATATTTTGTTGTAGTCATTTGGATGGTTCTTTATAAAAGGATCTTGTGGACTTGGTTTGAAATTGTCTTTGGCGCCTGCATTGGGATCTATTTTTGGGGGAACATATACTTTGGTTTGTGGTGTTGGTGTGATCTTAAAGTCACTATACGTGGTAGCATAGTGAATTTGATTTTGCGTCGTTGGCAATCTGGGTGTGGTTGAATCAAATATTGTTGGGGTGGTCTTATAATTTGGCGTATAACTGAACGAGTTAAAAATGGTCTGTTTCGTCGGTTGGGGAGGTAAGTATGTGGTCTTGGTGGCTGGTAATTGGTACACGGGATTTCCTTTCACTGGTTGTACTCCGAATGATCCAAACGAACctggaaaaaatataacatatgttaatttagaacaatgtaattgtttaaaaacattttacaaatctAATTTTTAATCGAACTTACCTAATATACTCGGTGGGAAAACAGCATCCTGGAATGAATACTGTGAATAAGGATTGACTACGTTGGGTAAGCCGACCAAGCCCTGCTGCTGCGCTGTCTTCACTTGCTGCTGGCTGACGGAttgcggcgcggcggcgctgtCTGGCAGCTTGTACACCTCGGGCTTGAAGATCTCCGTACCACTCGCAGACTGCTGCTGCTGATGTTGATGCTGTTGTTGCTGCTTCTGCTGCTGTTGCTGCTGGTGTTGCAGTTGCTGCTGGTGTTGCTGTTGCTGCTGCTTCTTAGTTTCCGTAGGCCTTGCATAGCTATCAATTGGTTTGCCATACAAGTCCAATGGTTTCCCCGTCTGATATTGACCAAACTGTATAGGTTGGATGTTGGTCAGCTGATGCATCATGGCGTTCTGGAACTGGTTGTTCTGCTTCAACTTAGTGGGGAACTTGGTATATACGGGGCGGGCTCCGAAAGGATTGTGTGGGTTTCGAACAAGAACGCTGTCTACAGGAAAGTTTTGGACGAACTTGTAGTTTGAGAATCCGTTGTTTTGGAAGGCAAAGGGGTTGTGGTAAGTATTGATGGGCTGGTTGATAGCGGGGCCAGCTGACGCAACCTGGACCGTCCTGAGGGTGGTGGGTCGGTACGACTGCGCTATGGAAGTCAGTTTGTTGACATCCTTTGTGGCAATCGGACGCGAAGATGATTGGTATTGGTACTGGTCGAGTACAGGAACAggtattttgtaatgttgtgtgTGTAATGGAGCTGTTCCGAACTGTCCGTACATCAGCCCTCCGGAACCTACGACTGGTCTCCAACCTCCTTTCGAGACTCCCTGAAAGAAGAAAagatagttttaatatttcatcagTATCATGGAAATCATGATAGTTCGAAGGTAGCGCCATATTATCTTACCCCCTGGGAGGCCACAGACCGCCGGTTTCCACAGCTTGCAGACAACAAGAGAGTCTGCAGTGTGACTGCAAACACCCAAAACCGCAAATCTGAAATAATGACATTGTcgtacaaattatttattttttgttaatttgcgTCTTAGGACTGAATGATAACATTCTTCCTCTACATAAGTAACGTAAGGATAGAGTTGTGGTTAAGTTCTAATCAGTTTGCTTCCCATTGGGGTCACGCACTTACATGTTTGCTTAAATTAACAGAATTTACGTTATGAGAGAGAgagaaaaattaaatgataGATTTTACAGATGAGTAGCTAGCtggctttaaaaataagataagaaatataaatttatacaagATACCCCAAAAGTGAAAGCCATTGTAAAGGAAGTGCAATTGCCTATCTGTAGCCATTACGCTACTCTTCTTCAATTATCTTTGCTTGTGGTCTTGACCTCTAACGCCGAGCCTGTCAATTTCGAGTCTTAAACGAACTTTATGACCGCAAGTCATGCTCTATTCATTACATTGTATTGAATCAAAGGTCATGGTTCACCATTCGAAAATGGcaaactttaaagttttgtacTTTATACCTGCTTCATGTGTTATTGGTACCGTAAGCGAATTTATATATCCGTTACTATATCTTGTATTTCTGAGAACTTTGTAtacattcttttaatttatagattCCATAcccgatttttattttattttagaaataaaagttCTTTGAGAGACCTCCCGTAGTcggaaacaaaacaaaatgtattttatttattcgaaacAACGTAACAATAGAccaatatagtaaaaaaaactatgtacaGTATCactatctacaaaaaaatacatctactTAATAATACGTATTATACACATTACGATAGTACTTTCTATCAATTCCATACATTACACTTCGGGCCGCAAAAAGTTGTCGTATCATTTGACACACTATTGTCAAATATTCTCCTATTATTGCGAGCTGTGGGAAAGTTTACCTTATTTAATGGCAACACGAGAACTATGAGCTATGATACTTgtcatttattagtttttgttgcGACAAAATTACTCGCCATGTGAAAATTTCGGGTCAATAAAAGCAGtaatcacaattatttatttaattcactaAATTAGGCATGTTGCGAaagtaggtaattttttttactgaGCCTTGAATCTCTTTTACgtttttttaacgaaaaatgTATGGCATAAAAAAGCCTTAGTGGGTACGTGCCTCTAATATAAACAGTTGAAATGAAAAGTTTCAAAAGATCTTTGCCAGAACAGACTTCTCTTCTTTCACTAAACTATTTAATGAGATTTTAGGCTAGAGCGTATATAGAATCAAAGAATagataaatgtaattttgatcTGAAAAGTTGCAACGTCCAGAAAACTATTTCCGTTGAATCATAATACAACAAAAGCTAGATAAAAGTCTGTCATAGGCAAATTCATCAAGCTTTTGATTCAAAATTATCTGATGTTCAAACAGCTGTGTAACACGTAAACAATCGTAGTATTAATGAATGTACTGCACCGTCATTTTCAGATCATAATCACAAAGTCCCATACAAAATGATGCGCATTAGGAACACCGGTTCTCACACAGATTGAGCAGTTCCTTCTTGTGCTGGACAATGTGGACATCCATAATACAACCtgacattaatatttcaatagccGCTTGGAAAACTAGTAGAAAGGCCACAAGTAATTGTATACTGTATCACTTTCCATTGCTTGCGTGTACGTGATTTTCATTCAGCGGTAAGAAGCAGGTACGGTCGGCGACAAAAGTTGCTGGACACAATGTGATTTACAAAGTGCTTTCTTGCAAAGTGTTTTTTCAGTGATGATGTTAAGTGGTTTTTACCACATAAGGTGGAAAACTTGTTTCCTGTCAGTGTAGCTTAAAGCAAGCGCAAGTCATCCTTTGGTGGCTTAGGTAGTAGTGAGGGCTGGCGGTGTTTTTAGTTGGTTGTTTTTAAGACGACATATCCTCAAGCTGCTCGACgtgtattgataaaaaaaatgtcaaaccTAGTTTGTTGTTTAAAAGTACAACAGCAactcataacattttttatgcaCAGTTGTTTTGAGAATCTGGGAACGAACTCTTCTTTACGCCgaagaatgaatgaaaattggatttttGACACTATTCTTATTCCTCTAATCATTTTGTcaacaaataatagaaaattcaCATTATTTCCAGTGAGTGTTCCCGCAAAGTGCTTAGAAGTATACGAAAagtgacaatttaatttaatttccattcgCTCAATTGATTCggttgctgactgtaccaacAGTTTTCTATCATATTCGGTGTGATGGTCAGTCCGCAATGGAACTAGTGTGGTGTAATGTTATGGTGTGAACGTGTTGCTAATGTGGACGTGTATGGTAAACATCAGGTAGTTATGCGATTCGGACACCGTGTTTATTTGACTACGATACTTGTTATGCATGTCTAATTTCAGGTTCAATTTCTTCAACAATTTTGTAGGACAGAATTAGCTTTTTTTTTCGGTTAGCCGGAGCAATCTTCAAACCATCCAAATCCATCTTATCATTGGAAGCAGGTAGTATTCATCGACACCGAACCGCGGATGACTTGCCTCTTATTCCAAAGAGGGCTGCGTGCATGGGGACTCCACCCACAAAAAAATAGTGTCAGAGATATTTTAATTAGGTCTAGCTCTCTCGAATGGCTAAAAACCTAGAGTGAAAAACTTTGTACGCACTCGAAGACAATATGTATTCtttcaagattttgttagacgTACGCGTAAGATATGactttattacatttcttaAGTGCATCGACAAAGTGGCCTCATTATAACACCGTACCCTTCTAACACTATTATGTCACAGTAATAACATAAAGACATATAAGGATGTGTAACACTTTATACCAACACTTACTCCATTAACGGAAAACTTGATATTAAAtgagtaatatttattacacatttaATGTGCGCGTTTATGGGGATAGCTAGTGAAAGTGTGTGCAAATGTCGCTAGGCTATATTATTGTACCTTATGTAATAGACATTCATCAGTTTTTTATTACGTGTTTATGACTTGtagacagtttattttaaaggttattGCTATTCTTCCTAAAACGGTTGGGAGTTTTGCTTCATTTCATAATGCTTGCAGCCTTTACGACGGAAAATTGCAAAATGAACTATAACGTAGATagcatttatgttttttttaataagcccACAGTTGTCCTCTTCTGAGCAAAGGCCAGGCTTATATGAgtacacatttttattaagtagcTAACTGTTACCAGCCCAAGACGTTGATCGGTACTTTTCAGGTTGAAATTATATAgactactagctgacccagcaaacgttgttttgccgaattttttttttctagttgtatgttcattataaaaatatgtatacatacacaaatttcataaaaatcgctcgaaccgtttcggaggagtacggtaactaacatcgggACACGGGAATTGTATAAATTAGATAGATgacacttaaataattttgtttttgagagTATACCTTATTGTAGCAAAAAATTTACCTCTCATGGAATTAGTCGGTATAGATAGGAAAGGTCTAGGAAAGCGATGTCTGCGATGCTACGAAATTTCTCCAAAAAAATTAAGGGACAAAATGATTCATTCAATGATTGGATAAGTAAATCATTTTAAGGTATTATCCAAATAGCTTCTAGCGTTCAATTCTTTAAGTCTGGTCATCCATACAAAAACAACCATTCTAACACACCATATAGTACAATTAGAAGCACAATACCGTACAATGGAGATAGCACAGTCTAGTATTAAGACAAGTCTGTGTTATGTCAGTGATGGCAGTTCTGAAGTCTTCCGCGTGTATCATGCGCCTGAAGTCTGAACAATGGTTGCAACGTAACGAGCGTTATGCATGGAGCTTCCGTTTGCGGTAAAGACTTACtgttgtgtaagcgagacaacGAAATTAAGTGTAGAGCGACCTCTCTTTCGTACAGGCGTAATTTTAAGATAGTGGTCTATATCTGATTGATATGATGATGATATTCTTTTAACCTATCCATCT includes these proteins:
- the LOC113505523 gene encoding LOW QUALITY PROTEIN: ras guanine nucleotide exchange factor R-like (The sequence of the model RefSeq protein was modified relative to this genomic sequence to represent the inferred CDS: inserted 1 base in 1 codon); amino-acid sequence: MFILRTFSSVKMNDLRFWVFAVTLQTLLLSASCGNRRSVASQGGVSKGGWRPVVGSGGLMYGQFGTAPLHTQHYKIPVPVLDQYQYQSSSRPIATKDVNKLTSIAQSYRPTTLRTVQVASAGPAINQPINTYHNPFAFQNNGFSNYKFVQNFPVDSVLVRNPHNPFGARPVYTKFPTKLKQNNQFQNAMMHQLTNIQPIQFGQYQTGKPLDLYGKPIDSYARPTETKKQQQQQHQQQLQHQQQQQQKQQQQHQHQQQQSASGTEIFKPEVYKLPDSAAAPQSVSQQQVKTAQQQGLVGLPNVVNPYSQYSFQDAVFPPSILGSFGSFGVQPVKGNPVYQLPATKTTYLPPQPTKQTIFNSFSYTPNYKTTPTIFDSTTPRLPTTQNQIHYATTYSDFKITPTPQTKVYVPPKIDPNAGAKDNFKPSPQDPFIKNHPNDYNKISVTTYNPVTQTTTLSNNFYDYNFPAHQNQQGQISHEPQNFNYDKKKHRIHDNVAAGGNQQSSQQYINAPVKSDLDNAHNSPYQSTYEVTEANDGDSNSQSSASPWLLTSQSYDYDNQKTTEESVKLQDYSDSLSRPGPTAVSDLPEEYSIVTEADKGHENSLSYDNKVESQSRRPVGDDFEPIGKHKLKDYYYKVSTPAYDDYSTSRRTKKPTESAKYTATQETTTAFNNNKDQKGDIQVEALPTLPPNKHFKRPNTPERKRNKIRRRRPPLANINRNKEETTSTSSTRSSTYSSSTEPTPTTDAEEAHTIKPRVRPTKSQPNLTTPTVTTDLTTSALPTVTPTLPTIIKKKLAHRRPVTTPADKPETTTTASTRDDVSKDSQIMKIANRPNYPKLNFDFKNDFSHKQDEKDTPTSDVAVSLSDTLKAAAENEQDFSFHKDVKPIEAKLEPVKSWETTTEYYKEDANDYTTTPRADVTTTGRSQRPRIRNKYNRTRFNVKDYRNRLSSTTSTTEKTIENTPKVRFPQRRVPYNENVNNENDNATERKRFTPKEPRLKPNNENNEPTEREHTTRPHRQRQTTENVEATTIRVSARIRNGQRRPRPTEEPVETTSPTTVHSKRPLRKKIKDSDIGESVQDVSVTDTTVYDRNEITSERTRSESAIMKIADKKHQDHLEHLFEHSKRVSDLTLAASKDYNKPGMFKTVASNSRRIPNYFTIATDDPILPIEAFFPXLNQKKES